From one bacterium genomic stretch:
- a CDS encoding Trm112 family protein — translation MLDPKLLEILACPKCKGELEYRPKEQKLLCWSCKLGYNIKDDIPIMLIDEAEPLTGSKK, via the coding sequence ATGCTGGATCCCAAATTACTGGAAATACTGGCCTGCCCCAAATGCAAGGGCGAGCTGGAATACCGGCCCAAGGAACAAAAGCTTTTATGTTGGAGCTGCAAGCTGGGCTACAATATCAAGGACGACATTCCGATCATGTTGATCGACGAGGCCGAACCGCTGACCGGGAGCAAGAAATAG